The nucleotide sequence CCACAAAGGGAAGTCGAAAGATTATGAAATCCGttgattattttcttcctttttctcttctggtTACCATCGGAGCGAAATCCGCTGGCTGGCTGAGGTTACTtatgagagagaagtgaaaacagagcgagaaaaaatacgtttaaaaatgaaagaggagaggtaCGCGAGAAGTAAAAGGGGAGGCTTCAGGGTGTTTCCTTATCGAATTCCGAGAAGACCTCCTTCAGGTGCATGAGAGCCGCGTCGTACTCCCTGACGATGACGGCGTCCCGCATATTCCTGCTCGACTCCCCCTCCAGGTCCCGGTACTCCTCGCCCATGATCTCCTTCGTGACGGAGACGCTGGGCGACAGGTTGCGGTGCACCATGGCATAGTGCAGCTGGCACAGGATGGACACGATGTGGTTCTCTATGATGCGGAACTGCTGCAGGAACGAGCCCTGGTACAGAGCCTGGTCGAGCGTGACCTGTTCGATGCCCACAGCGAGGCGCTGCATCATCTCGTAGGCCTCCTGCAGCTGCTCGTCGAAGTCCAGGGCGGTTTTGTTGATCGCCGGGATCGACTTGATGAACTGCACGGTGATGCCGTTGGTGTGGACGTCCCTGAGGTCCTCCCAGTCCATGTGCAACACGTCTCTACTCTGCGGCGGAAAAAGCAGGAAACATTAGGGTCAGTTTCATTGACGGCGCCTCGCTCGTCGAGGTCGGTCGTATAGCTTCAGCGGAGTTTTCTTTTACAAGGGAATCCTATTCAGATGGATTTCTCAAAGGCAGCCATTTGCAAAATACAGGGAGAGCATTATATTACTCTTTGAACGATCAGAATAGCTTAACATAATGGTAATTGGATGATCTTAACACAATACTCCGAGAGGACAAGAAATCCCATTACTTATGTCACGCATATCCGTTTCGTAATCGAGTCCCACCTATACATTTCGCAATCACAAACTATTTTCGACGACCGGGGATCACAATACCACGGAagaacgatatagatatataaataaacgagcAAATCAACTTCAAGCCACGTACCACAAAGCTAAAGAATTATCCTGAAACTTAatagaaatgtgaaaaaagacGATTGAATTTTTAAGAAGGCGAGGTATTGAGTGAAGCAACAAGTCAGCTCCGACAAGCAATCTCGCCGGGCATATGAGCTCTCCGTCCCACCTACGACGGGAAATGCGATCCTGGGCTCATACAGACGACACGCCGCGGGAACCAGAGAATGGGAGACGCTTTCTGCCACTCGCgtgccttccccccttccttccttccctaactcttttttcccccttacccttgcctccttcttccctccttttttccctttacagttctctccttttctctctccgcgaccgcttctcctcctcctcctcctcctccactaattTTAccgcttcccttttctttcccgttCCCCGTTCTTCGTACTCTACCTGAGAGATCACCGAGAAAACCTCCACTGGATTAAAGGAGAGAGCGCGTCTGGGAGCGCGGGAGGCAGCCTGCGGCGCGGCAGCGGCTGCGGCAGATGGGTCACATGCCAGgcgagccgccgccgccgccgggcACGGGGGCAGGGCAACAG is from Penaeus monodon isolate SGIC_2016 chromosome 12, NSTDA_Pmon_1, whole genome shotgun sequence and encodes:
- the LOC119579277 gene encoding uncharacterized protein LOC119579277 is translated as MEDQPDDAGSSRSRRSTAHWSKPCTNLMHVSSNTQQTLSYEILLAVAKAISYMGQFKNNFSRDVLHMDWEDLRDVHTNGITVQFIKSIPAINKTALDFDEQLQEAYEMMQRLAVGIEQVTLDQALYQGSFLQQFRIIENHIVSILCQLHYAMVHRNLSPSVSVTKEIMGEEYRDLEGESSRNMRDAVIVREYDAALMHLKEVFSEFDKETP